In Caulobacter segnis ATCC 21756, the sequence ATCCGGAAACTGCACCGCGGCGACGTGGATGGTGTCGCCGATGAAGACGATCTGCTCACCCTTGCTGGTGAGCGTATAGAAGGCGGCGCCCGGGGTGTGTCCCGGATGAATGGTCGCGCTGATCCCCGGCAAGACCTCGACCGTACCGGTGAAGGTCTTCACCTTGCCCGCGTCCAGATACGGTTTCAGCATGTTCTGCGCGATGTCGAAATGGATGTTGTCGTAACCGGTGCGCGCCTGGTTGGCGCGATCAAAGAAGAAGTCGACATCGGGCTTGCCGACGTGGACCGTGGCGTTGACGAACACCCGCCGCCCGCCCCTGACGAGCCCGCCCGCGTGGTCGGAGTGCGCGTGGGTTATGAGGATGTCGCTGACCTGTTCTGGGCGAAATCCCAGGGCCGCCATGCTGGCGATCAGCTTGCCGCCCTGGCCCGGGCCGAACAGTTCTCCCGACCCCGTATCGACGAGGACAAGACGCCCAGGCGTCTCCAGCAGGAAGGCGTTGATCGACGCTTCCACGGGATTGGCCTGGAAGTTGCGCGCAAGAAGCGCATCGGTGTTTTGGGGCGTGGTATGGCGCAAGAGCATGTGCAGGTCCTGCGCGACGCTGCCATCGGTCAGCGACGTGACCCGGACATCGCCAACACGAATGCGGTAGCCGCCAAATTGTTGGGAAACGACGTGCTGGGGACCGGGCGCTTGCGCCCTCGCCGGCATGCTCGCCAGGGCGGCCGCGGCCACGAGGGCCAGGGCCGCGGCGCGGGGTAATAGGTCGTACTTCATCGACAATCCTTGCGTTTGGGATGCCGACAGATGACGCTCTGGACGCCATCGATGGAGAGCGCCGCCGTCTATGCCATTCATCCACGCCGTGGATAGCTTGGCGCGCGGCCGGGGCGCCCGCGCCCGCCGATCATGATTTGATGGCGGTCAGATAGGCCACGCACATGAGGATCAACTGGTGTTGCACCGCGTGGGCTTCGGAAGCGGGAAGATCACGCTCGAACACATTGCGCACGGCCCCGAAAATCGTGGTCAGGAGCGTGAGGTTCACGGTCCGCGGATCGGCGAACTTGGCGTCCGGAGCGGTGGTCAACATCGCCTCGGTCGCCGTATCAACCCGCCGCGCGAAGGCCTCGATCAAGGCGTCATTGTCCAGCTCCACCACGGAGCGGTAGAGCGCCCGGGTGACTTCGGGTCGCTCCATCTTGGCGGCCCAGTAAGTTTTCACGATCGACTCGACCATCTTGGCGATCGGAGCGCCATGACACGCCAGCGCTTGGGCCTCGACCCGCTCGGCCAAGGCCAAGAGGTACCGCTCGTTCAAAGCATAGAGCAGCCCCTGCTTGTGCGGGAAGTATTGGTACATGGTGCCGACGGAGACGCCGGCGCGCTCGGCCACGCGCGTGGTGGTCAGGTGCTCGGGTCCCTCGGCCACCAAAACCTGAAGGGTCGCCTCGAAAATCGCGTCCAAGGTCGCCGCGGCGCGCGCCTGACGCGGCTTTTTCCGGGGGGTTAGATGCTTGGGCGCGTCCGGGACCATAAGCGAATCCTAAAACCGAAGAGGGATTCATATCTTGCCGCCTCATCGTGCTTTTAGCATCGCGGAGGTTCTGGACATGATCCACTCAGGTCGCGTCGCGCTCGTCACCGGCGCCAACAAGGGCATCGGGCTCCAGATAGCCCGCCAACTCGGCGAGGCGGGCGTTGGGGTGGTCATCGGCGCTCGCGATCCAAGCCGCGGCGCCGCGGCCGCGGAGGCGCTCGCCGCGGAGGGACTGAAGGTCCAGTCCGTCGCGCTCGACGTCACCGATCCGGCGAACATCGAGGCGGTCGCCAAGATCATCGACGCCGAACATGGCAAGCTCGACATCCTGGTCAACAACGCCGGCATCGTCGATGGACGGGACGGCCCCCCGAGCCTGGCGGCGGCCGACGCGGCGCGCCGTGTCATGGAGACCAACTTCATCGGCGCTCTAAGCGTCACCCAGGCGATGCTGCCGCTGCTCCGCCGTTCGAAAGCCGCTCGGATCGTCAATCTATCGAGCTCCCTGGGCTCCTTGACGCTCAATGGCGATCCCAACTCGCCCTACTATTCGGCGCGACTGCTCGGCTACAACGCGTCCAAGGCGGCCCTGAACATGTTGACCGTCCAACTGGCCGCGGAGCTGCGAGACACCCCGATCGTCGTCAATTCCGTTAGTCCAGGCTACGTGAAGACCGACTTGACCGGCGGCGGCGGCTTCATGACGCCGGAGGAAGGCGCCCGCTTGCCGGTCGCGTACGCGCTGCTGGGCGAGGACGCGGCGTCGGGGCGGTTCGTGGAGCCCGGTGGCGAAACGCCCTGGTAAAGCCCCGCGGCGATGGTCCAGACCGCGCCCAAGAGCGTCATCCGATCATCGCCGCGCCAGGCCTCTTGGCCGCTCGAATATCAGCCGTCGAGAGGCCTCTTCGACAGCCATTGGGCGGCTTTGGACTAGCCGGACGGCGCGCGCCTTCCGCCTAAGCCCAGCTTGGCCAAAGCCCTGTTGCCTCGGGAGGCGGCATGTTCGACGGAAGGATGATCGGCGGCATCACGGTGTTCGTCGCGGTGGCGCAGACTGGATCCTACGCCGGCGCGGCTGAACGTATGGGCTTGACCCGCTCGGGGGTTGGCAAGGCGGTCGCCCGCCTCGAGCATCGAATGGGCAGGCGGCTTTTCGACAGGACAAGCCGCGCGCTCAAGCTGACCGATGAAGGCAGAGCCTTCGTTGACGAGGTCGTGCCTTTGCTCGAGCGGCTGCACGTGGCGGCCGCGCCCTCGCGCCCCGATGAAATCCGCGGACGCCTTCGCGTAAGCTCCGACTCCGCCTTCGGCGCATTCCTGCTGGCCCCGTCTCTGCCTCAGCTGGTCGCCCGCCACCCCAGGCTCAAGGTCGATCTCGTCATTCGCGACCGGGTGGACAACCTCCTCGCCGACGGCTTCGACGTCGCGGTCCGATTTGGAGAGCCGGAACACCCAGGGCTCGTCAAACAGCCGGTGCTGGAAAGCCGCCTCATCACCTGCGCCAGCCGGATCTACCTCTCGGGCCGGGACGCGCCGACCAGCCCCCAAGCCCTGCTCGGCGGGCACGTCTGCGTGAACATGATCGACGACGCCTCGAGGAGGCCTCATGGCTGGGACTTTCTCAGAGCCGATGGCGCCGAGCACACGATCGCGCCCGACTGCAATGTGACCATCAACGACGCCTCGTCCCTGCTAAGCGCCGCGCGCGCGGGCTTCGGCGTGGTGCGGCTTCTCGACTTCATGGTCGAGGCGGAATTGCGCAGCGGAACGCTGGTCGAAATCCTCCCCGAATGGAATGAGCGGCGCCGGCGCGCCTATGTCTACGCGCCGGCCCAGTCGCACGCCTCGCCAAGTCTTATCGCCTTCACCGAATTCGTCCGCTCCATGGCGCGGGACAAGACGAACGCTTGAGGACTGAAAGGGCGCGCTGAGGGGACAATTCGGGCCGAAACCTCTCTATCGACCGCCCATTTCCTAGATCCGACGACACAACGCGAAAGGATCTGCGATGACTGATGCGAACGTGATCAACGAGGTCGAGGGGAAGACGGCGATCATCACGGGCGCGGCAAGCGGGATCGGCCGCGCGACCGCCGAACTGTTCATCGAACGCGGCGCCAAGGTGGTGGCGGTCGATCTCGATGAAAGCGTCAATGACTTGGCGTCGGATCGCCTGCTGCCGATCGTCGCCGACGTGACCTCGGACGGCGCGGCGGAACAGGCCGTGACGTCGGCCGTGGAGCGGTTTGGCCAGCTCGACATCCTGGTCAACAACGCTGGCTACATCAACTATCAGTCGGTGATCGAGACCAGCCGCGAGGAGTGGGAGAAGGTCATGGCGATCAACGCCACGGGCTATTTCCTCTTCTCCCGCGAGGCCGTGAAGGCGATGCTGCCCAACAAGCGGGGCGCGATCGTGAACATCGCGTCGTACGCCTCCTATTTCGCCTTTCGCGACATAGCGCCCTACGCGGCGTCAAAGGGCGCGGTCGCGCAATTGACGCGCGCTCTGGCGCTTGAGGTCGCGCCCCAGGGCATCCGCGTCAATGCGATTGGCGCGGGCAATGTGATCACCAACCTCCTCAACTCGTTCCGCGACGATGGTCCGGAATTCCTCGCCGAACATGGCGCTCAAGCGCCGATCGGTCGCGCCGCCCAGCCGCGCGAGATCGCCGAGGTCGTCGCCTTCCTAGCGTCGGATCGCGCCAGCTTCGCCATCGGCTCGATCTTCATGGTCGACGGCGGCTTCAGCGTCCAAATCCAATAACCAACCGCGACGAAAAGACGGAAGGCCGGCGTCGAGAAAGACGCTCGCGCCCGGCCGCCCTGCCTGTCGATCGCCTCGCTCACACGCACGACATCTCAGGAGAAACCCATGACCTCAGCCGAACATATCCGCCGGCTCTACGACGCGGTGAACGCCAAGGACCTGGCGACGATCGCGGCGTTTGGCTGCGAGGAAAGCGAGTGGCTTGATGTGCCCTTCGATTACCTCGCGACAGGCGCGCGCGCCATCATCGACCCCTGGGCGGCCTGGTTCGGTTACTTCCCGGACTCGTACAGCGATCCGGTCCACATCACCGCCCTGGGAGACACGGTGGTGGCCCAGGGTCTCACCAAGGCGACCCACAAGGGCGCTTTCCCATCTCCGGCCGGCCGCCTGGACCCCACCGGGCGGACCATCGAGGTGCGCTTTTGCGATGTCTATCGCCTCCGCGGCGACAAGATCATCCGCGCGGACAGCTATTTCGACTTCTACTCGCTGCTCCGGCAGATCGCTCCGGAGCGGCTGAACGGGCATACCAACGCATCCTAAACCTAGCGCGGGGCGGGGCTCGGCGACGCGTGCCGGCGAGGGGCGCGACGCCGTCCCGGGAAGCCAAGTTACGCCCATTCTGGCGCGAGAAGCAGCCCCGACCTCAAACTTGGGTCGCGCCCGACATTGGCCGCTGGCTCTGGAGTTGGCGGCCAACGGGTCCTATCGCCGCGCCGGCGGCAAGATGGCGATGGCTCGAAAGTCATTGACGTTGGTCAGCGTGGGGCCGGTGAAGAGCAGGTCACCGCTCAAATCAAAGAAGCCATAGGCGTCGTTGTCCGCCAGATAGTCCGCGCCTAGCGCCCCCCTTTCGGCGGCTTCGCTCAGGCTCGTTGGACGCAGGATCGCGCCAGCATTGTCCTCGCGCCCATCGATCCCGTCCGTGTCGGCCGCGAGGGCAAAAATGCTCGCCTCGCCATCCAGCGCCAGGCCGAGCGCGAGCAGATATTCGGTGTTGCGCCCGCCCCGTCCCCGCCCCACGACCGTCACCGTCGTCTCGCCCCCTGAGAGCAACATCAGAGGCCTGTCCCCTGGCTGGAGTCCATGGCTCAAACAGCGCGCCAGAACAGCGTGCGCCCGGGCCACATCGCGCGCCTCCCCCTCGATCGCGTCTCCCAGGATGATTGGCTCATATCCAAGGCCGCTAGCCGCTTTGGCGGCGGCTTCGAGTGAAAGACCCGGCGCGGCGACGAGTTCGAACCGCCCCTCGGCGAACGCGACACCCGCCGAATGCTCGCTCGCGGGATTGGCCAGCCAGCTTGCCACCGCCGGTGTTGGAACGATGTCATAGCGCCGCAAGATCGCCTCGGCCTGGGCGCGGGTCGTCATGTCCGCCACCGTTGGCCCCGAAGCAATGAACTGGGGATCGTCTCCGGGCACGTCGGAGATCGCCAAGGTTAGTAACCGCGCCGGGCCAACCGCCTGGCGCAACCTTCCCCCCTTCACCAGGGACAAATGCTTGCGAACGCAGTTGATCTCGGAGATTGGCGCCCCGCTCAGAAGCAGAGCCCTGATGAGCGCCTGCTTGTCGTCGAGCAAGACCCCAGGCGGTGGCGCGACCAACAGCGCCGAGCCGCCACCGGACAACAAGCACAGCACGAGGTCGTCGCTCGTCAGGTTCTCAAGACTGGCCAGGAGGCGGGCGGTGGCCTCGACGCCGTTGGCGTCCGGCACCGGGTGGGCCGCCTCCACGACCTCGATATGTCGTGTCGCCGCGCCGTGGCCATACCGCGTAATGACCAAGCCACTTAAGGGCGTTGACCAGTGGGCTTCGACCGCGGCGGCCATGGACGCGGCGGCCTTCCCCGCCCCGACCACGACAGTACGCCCCTTGGGCGGAGGCGGCAGAAAGCTGGATAGACACCGCATGGGATCAGCCGCGGCCAAGGCCGCGTCGAACATCCGACGCAGATCGGTCTCAGGGCTGCGCACGCGACATCCTCCCGCAACGTATTGCGCCGACCTATCGCCCGAAGCGACGAAGGCCCAATGCCGGACACGAATGAATCCATGCGAAAAAGCGAGCGGTCGGCGCATGAGCGCCGGCCGCCCAGTCGCGCCTACATCTTCAGGCTCACGGTGAGCCCGAAGGTTCGAGGTGGCGCATAAGCGCCGAAGTTGGCCCCGAGGAACGTGCCTTGATAAGTGCGCGTCACCTCGTTGGTCAGGTTCTTGCCCCAGAGCGAAATGGCCAGCTTGTCGGAGGCTGGGGTGTAGACGATCCGGCCGTCGACGAAGGTCGACGCCGGGCGCTGCTCGGGGCCGGTGTTGGAGTTGTCGTCGAAGATGTGGCTCTCGTAGCGGTAGTCGACGGCGAACCGCAGGTCGCCGCGATCGCCCAGAGCAAGATCGTAGGATGGCGACAGCACCACCTTGTGCTTGGGCGTGCGCGAGATGCGATTACCCGCGAAGTTCTCGCCGGGCTCGGGGACAAATTCGTCGAACCGCGCGTCGGTGTAGCCGTAGCTGGCCACCAATCGCACGCCCTTGAACGGCCGCCAGCTAAGGTAGGTCTCATAGCCCTTGATGGTCGCCTTGCCGGCGTTGTCAGTGACGGTGGCCAGACCATCGGTTCGCCGCGTCTGAAGATCGCTATATTTCAGGACATAGATCGTATTGTTCCAGATCAGGGCGCCGTTCAGGAAAGCGGCCTTCTGGCCAATTTCGTACTGGGTGGCGTACTCGGGCTCGAAGCCGTCGGCCGCGTCGACGGCCGAACTGGGCGTGTCCTGGAAGCCGCCGCTCTTGAAGCCCTTCGAGATCATTGCGTAGAAGAGTTGGTCCTCGGCCGGGTGATAGTTTACCCCGGCGCGATAGGTCACGGCGTCGTAGGTTCCCGAGACACTGACATCGTAGGTTTCCTCGGCGCGGAAGATCGAGTCACCCGCAGTGTTGGAGACGCGGTAGTCCTTCTTGTCCTTGGAATAGCGCAGACCGCCGATCAACGAGATCTTGTCGGTGACCGGGACGGTGACATCCCCGAAGAAGGCGTAGCTGTCGAGCCGGGCGTCTTGGTCGAAGATCTCCGTGCCCCTCCCCCCGATATCGAGCGTCAGCACATCCTTGCGAAGGGTCTTGCTGTCGAACTTGTAGAAGCCGGCGACCCACTGAACACGACCGCCGGGCAAGTTGCTCAGCCTGATCTCATGGCTGGAGAAATGGCTGTCCTCGTCATTGCCGCCGGCGATGTCGATGAAGTTGGTCGTCGGATTGCCGCCGTCGAAATCGTAGAAGGCGTGGTAATCCAGATCCCGGTAGGATCCGAGATAGGTCAGGGTCGCGAACGGCATATCCCAGTCGAGCTGGCCCCGGACGCCCCAGGTGTCGCGGTTCTGGTAGCCGTCGGTCGACCCGGCCGTACGCTTGCGGTCGCGATCCACCGTCCAAAAAGCCGATAGGTCATCGGTCTCATCCAGGTCGAGAACGTGCTGACCTGGCCCTTTGGCGCGATCACGCGTCCCGTCCACGGTCCACAGGAACCGGACCTCCTCGCGTGGCTGGATCGCCAATTGCAGACGACCGCTACGGGTGTCCTGATCCTCGACGCGGCCGCCCGTGAAGGTGTTCTTGACGTAGCCGTCATGGGTGCGCCAGCTGCCGCTGGCCCTGACGGCGGCCTTGCCCTCCAAGAGCGGGACGTTGGCGTAGGCCGCGCCCTCGAGACGCTTGTAGTTTCCGGCCGTCACTTCACCGGCCGCGTCCAGGCGATCGAACACGGGTCGATTGGTGACGACGTTGACCGCGCCGCCCACGACGTTACGACCATAGAGCGTGCCTTGCGGGCCTTTGAGGACCTCGATGCGCGAGACATCGAAGGCGTCGAACGCCACGGCGGCTGGCCGCCCCAAGTAGATTTCGTCGAGGAACACGGCCGAGCTTGGATCGCCGGCCGCGCCCCGATCCGAAGAACCGATCCCACGGATGGCGATCCGCGGCTGGGAGGCGGGAAAGGCGTCGAAGTTCAGGCCCGGGGTGCGCGTGGCCACGTCGTCGATCTCGCGAATACGGGCCTGCTGAACTTCCTGCGCGCCGAAAGCGGTCACCGTCACGGGGACGTCTTGCAAGCGCTCGTTACGCCGCTGCGCCGTGACCACGATCTCGTCGATAGCGTTGGTCTGGGTCGGCGCCGGGACGGCGGGTGGCGTCTGCGCGAGGCCCGGGGACGCGGCGGCCAGGGCCGTGGCCGCGACGCCACACGCCAACACTCGGCGATTCATCGTCATCTGTTTCATCCCCAATGTTCTTTTTTGCTCCTCAGGCGAACCTGGGGCTGCTTGGAGCTAAAGCGACGTCTTGACGGGGGTCAATGAACTGGATGCAATCAATCGATGCACTGAATGAAATCACAATGCGCGTGACCTGGCCCGTCGCCCCAGACACACTCCGCGCGATCGGGCGCTAGCGCCTCTTCGCGCCGCCAGAACGAGCTCGATCAGGTGAGTTGATGGCAAGGCGTGCGCTCGCGCCGCCGCCGATCGCCAAGAGGACGTCAAACCCGGTGGCGCGCGCTCCAACGATGTTGTGGACGCCTCACGCCAAGGCGGTGAACCGCGCCAGGGTCAGCCTGGGCAAGCGGACGGCGCGTCGGCTGTCTCGATCGATGCAGCACCATAGGCTGTCGACCTGCGCCAGGACTTCCTGGCCGCGCTGGATCATGGTCTGAAACCGGGCCTTGGCGCCGCCGGCGGTCTGGAGATGGGTGTGGGCCAGGATCGCGTCACCCAGGAAGGCCGGGCGCCGATAGGTGATCTCGTGCTTGAGCGCCACCCAGAGATAGCGGGCGACCGCCTCGGGATCGGCGATCCGTTCCCAATGATGGACCACCGCATCCTGGGTCCATCGCAGATAGACGGCGTTGTTGACATGCCCGATGTGATCGATGTCGTCGGGACGGACCGCGATGACGAGGATGCTGGATCCAGGCTTGGCGCCCGAGGTCGCGTCCGAACGCGAGGACGCCTGCCTCGTCGTCACGCGGCATAGCCTGGGTTGAGGCGATCAAGACGCCTTAGAAGGCCTGGCCACACAAGCGTGTTGGCCACTCCGCTCAGGCCGCTGGCCTGTCCTTCGACGACGTCCTGAACGTGCTCTTGAGGAATCCGCAAGGGCCCGCCCGCCTGCGCCGCCACCTGCATCTGGCAGGCGCGCTCTAGAAAGTACATCGTGGTGAAGGCCTCGGCCACCGAGGCGCCGGCCACGAGGGTCCCGTGATTGCGCAGGATCATGGCGTTCTTCCCGCCAAGATCCGCCACCAGCCTGGGCCGCTCGTCATGGTTCAGGGCCACGCCCTCGAAGTCGTGATAGGCGACGTTGCCGTTGAGCAGCATGGCCGTCTGGTTCAAGGGCAACAGGCCCGCTTCCTGAGACGAGACGGCCGTTCCGGCCACCGTATGCAGATGCATCACGCAACCGGCGTCGGCGCGAGCGTCGTGGACCGCCGAATGGATGGTGAAACCGGCGGGATTGACCATCTGCCTGCTCTCACCGACCACCTGCCCGTTCAGGTCGACCTTGACCAGGGAGGAGGCGGTGATTTCCTCGAACATCCAGCCAAACGGG encodes:
- a CDS encoding glycerate kinase type-2 family protein, which gives rise to MFDAALAAADPMRCLSSFLPPPPKGRTVVVGAGKAAASMAAAVEAHWSTPLSGLVITRYGHGAATRHIEVVEAAHPVPDANGVEATARLLASLENLTSDDLVLCLLSGGGSALLVAPPPGVLLDDKQALIRALLLSGAPISEINCVRKHLSLVKGGRLRQAVGPARLLTLAISDVPGDDPQFIASGPTVADMTTRAQAEAILRRYDIVPTPAVASWLANPASEHSAGVAFAEGRFELVAAPGLSLEAAAKAASGLGYEPIILGDAIEGEARDVARAHAVLARCLSHGLQPGDRPLMLLSGGETTVTVVGRGRGGRNTEYLLALGLALDGEASIFALAADTDGIDGREDNAGAILRPTSLSEAAERGALGADYLADNDAYGFFDLSGDLLFTGPTLTNVNDFRAIAILPPARR
- a CDS encoding LysR family transcriptional regulator translates to MIGGITVFVAVAQTGSYAGAAERMGLTRSGVGKAVARLEHRMGRRLFDRTSRALKLTDEGRAFVDEVVPLLERLHVAAAPSRPDEIRGRLRVSSDSAFGAFLLAPSLPQLVARHPRLKVDLVIRDRVDNLLADGFDVAVRFGEPEHPGLVKQPVLESRLITCASRIYLSGRDAPTSPQALLGGHVCVNMIDDASRRPHGWDFLRADGAEHTIAPDCNVTINDASSLLSAARAGFGVVRLLDFMVEAELRSGTLVEILPEWNERRRRAYVYAPAQSHASPSLIAFTEFVRSMARDKTNA
- a CDS encoding acyl-CoA thioesterase; translated protein: MTTRQASSRSDATSGAKPGSSILVIAVRPDDIDHIGHVNNAVYLRWTQDAVVHHWERIADPEAVARYLWVALKHEITYRRPAFLGDAILAHTHLQTAGGAKARFQTMIQRGQEVLAQVDSLWCCIDRDSRRAVRLPRLTLARFTALA
- a CDS encoding SDR family NAD(P)-dependent oxidoreductase, with translation MIHSGRVALVTGANKGIGLQIARQLGEAGVGVVIGARDPSRGAAAAEALAAEGLKVQSVALDVTDPANIEAVAKIIDAEHGKLDILVNNAGIVDGRDGPPSLAAADAARRVMETNFIGALSVTQAMLPLLRRSKAARIVNLSSSLGSLTLNGDPNSPYYSARLLGYNASKAALNMLTVQLAAELRDTPIVVNSVSPGYVKTDLTGGGGFMTPEEGARLPVAYALLGEDAASGRFVEPGGETPW
- a CDS encoding SDR family NAD(P)-dependent oxidoreductase codes for the protein MTDANVINEVEGKTAIITGAASGIGRATAELFIERGAKVVAVDLDESVNDLASDRLLPIVADVTSDGAAEQAVTSAVERFGQLDILVNNAGYINYQSVIETSREEWEKVMAINATGYFLFSREAVKAMLPNKRGAIVNIASYASYFAFRDIAPYAASKGAVAQLTRALALEVAPQGIRVNAIGAGNVITNLLNSFRDDGPEFLAEHGAQAPIGRAAQPREIAEVVAFLASDRASFAIGSIFMVDGGFSVQIQ
- a CDS encoding class II aldolase/adducin family protein: MNAHALMASSQPNAQEAAIRIDLAAAYRLVALFGWDDLVFTHISARVPGPEHHFLINPFGWMFEEITASSLVKVDLNGQVVGESRQMVNPAGFTIHSAVHDARADAGCVMHLHTVAGTAVSSQEAGLLPLNQTAMLLNGNVAYHDFEGVALNHDERPRLVADLGGKNAMILRNHGTLVAGASVAEAFTTMYFLERACQMQVAAQAGGPLRIPQEHVQDVVEGQASGLSGVANTLVWPGLLRRLDRLNPGYAA
- a CDS encoding MBL fold metallo-hydrolase codes for the protein MKYDLLPRAAALALVAAAALASMPARAQAPGPQHVVSQQFGGYRIRVGDVRVTSLTDGSVAQDLHMLLRHTTPQNTDALLARNFQANPVEASINAFLLETPGRLVLVDTGSGELFGPGQGGKLIASMAALGFRPEQVSDILITHAHSDHAGGLVRGGRRVFVNATVHVGKPDVDFFFDRANQARTGYDNIHFDIAQNMLKPYLDAGKVKTFTGTVEVLPGISATIHPGHTPGAAFYTLTSKGEQIVFIGDTIHVAAVQFPDPDVTIAYDQDDKRAAQVRKQAFAEFAARGTLIAAPHLPFPGIGHVLEDGKGGYAWAPVVYTNRDGDEK
- a CDS encoding nuclear transport factor 2 family protein, encoding MTSAEHIRRLYDAVNAKDLATIAAFGCEESEWLDVPFDYLATGARAIIDPWAAWFGYFPDSYSDPVHITALGDTVVAQGLTKATHKGAFPSPAGRLDPTGRTIEVRFCDVYRLRGDKIIRADSYFDFYSLLRQIAPERLNGHTNAS
- a CDS encoding TetR/AcrR family transcriptional regulator, producing the protein MDAIFEATLQVLVAEGPEHLTTTRVAERAGVSVGTMYQYFPHKQGLLYALNERYLLALAERVEAQALACHGAPIAKMVESIVKTYWAAKMERPEVTRALYRSVVELDNDALIEAFARRVDTATEAMLTTAPDAKFADPRTVNLTLLTTIFGAVRNVFERDLPASEAHAVQHQLILMCVAYLTAIKS
- a CDS encoding TonB-dependent receptor encodes the protein MTMNRRVLACGVAATALAAASPGLAQTPPAVPAPTQTNAIDEIVVTAQRRNERLQDVPVTVTAFGAQEVQQARIREIDDVATRTPGLNFDAFPASQPRIAIRGIGSSDRGAAGDPSSAVFLDEIYLGRPAAVAFDAFDVSRIEVLKGPQGTLYGRNVVGGAVNVVTNRPVFDRLDAAGEVTAGNYKRLEGAAYANVPLLEGKAAVRASGSWRTHDGYVKNTFTGGRVEDQDTRSGRLQLAIQPREEVRFLWTVDGTRDRAKGPGQHVLDLDETDDLSAFWTVDRDRKRTAGSTDGYQNRDTWGVRGQLDWDMPFATLTYLGSYRDLDYHAFYDFDGGNPTTNFIDIAGGNDEDSHFSSHEIRLSNLPGGRVQWVAGFYKFDSKTLRKDVLTLDIGGRGTEIFDQDARLDSYAFFGDVTVPVTDKISLIGGLRYSKDKKDYRVSNTAGDSIFRAEETYDVSVSGTYDAVTYRAGVNYHPAEDQLFYAMISKGFKSGGFQDTPSSAVDAADGFEPEYATQYEIGQKAAFLNGALIWNNTIYVLKYSDLQTRRTDGLATVTDNAGKATIKGYETYLSWRPFKGVRLVASYGYTDARFDEFVPEPGENFAGNRISRTPKHKVVLSPSYDLALGDRGDLRFAVDYRYESHIFDDNSNTGPEQRPASTFVDGRIVYTPASDKLAISLWGKNLTNEVTRTYQGTFLGANFGAYAPPRTFGLTVSLKM